One Falco naumanni isolate bFalNau1 chromosome 13, bFalNau1.pat, whole genome shotgun sequence DNA segment encodes these proteins:
- the PHC3 gene encoding polyhomeotic-like protein 3 isoform X1 gives MENEPNTTTCSASTTTITTTSTSRTQLPQISVYSGSDRHAVQVIQQALHRPPSSAAQYLQQMYAAQQQHLMLQTAALQQQHLSSTQFQSLATVPQASLSGGRQCTSPTGSVTQQSSMSQTSINLSTSPTPAQIISRSQTSNTTSSSITQQTMLLGSTSPTLSASQAQMYLRAQMLIFTPATTVAAVQSDIPVVSSSSSSCQSAATQVQNLTLRSQKLGVLSSSQNGPPKSSSQTQSLSLCPNKPITSSKGSQPDPSETNRKGESPTPECRSTPVTRTSSIHHLITPASYSPLQPHSLVKHQQIPLHSPPPKISHHQLILQQQQQVQPIALQTPSGQDPPPSQHCLPLPSHGLPPASSSVQSHCSPIHIHPPPLTLSPTPSQSAQQSVVVSPPPSHSPSQSPTIIIHPQALIQSQANSLVPTALQAEQSAPQQTTTNPVRPIAQPLNLPSHLPLPSSPAVHIGSVDQPSLVSPGQQIVSSTPHQQYSALQSTPIPLAAPPQLSTSSTQIQQLPLQSVQSLQVQPEILSQGQVLVQNTLVSEEELPAAEALVQLPFQTLPPPQTVAVNLQVQPSVPIETPVIYQVENVCEEEMPEESDCVHMARTPTPPTLSPPAITLGNGEALNSEDPLSEHGGLPSVTSSVSASVIKSPSDPSHASIPPPPLLLPAATTRSNSTSMPNSIPSLENKPPQAIVKPQILTHVIEGFVIQEGLEPFPVSRSSLLVEQPAEKRLLVEGQIMSVVCVESDLQNTKHADNSSDTEIEDMIAEEGLDEIENDLLKCEFCGKMGYSNKFLRSKRFCSTSCAKRHSLSCTKKFGLFTSDKTSRWNRKSDSQSLGRRGRRPSGPDGASRDHFLRQLPITYPSAEEDVASHEDAVPAAMTTRLRRQSERERERELRELRIRKMPESIDLLPVVQADPSVWTVDEVWAFIRSLPGCQDIADEFRAQEIDGQALLLLKEDHLMSAMNIKLGPALKICARINSLKES, from the exons ATGGAGAATGAACCAAACACAACAACATGTTCTGCGTCCACAACTACTATCACTACCACCTCCACTTCCCGGACACAGCTACCACAGATATCTGTCTACAGCGGCTCTGACAGGCATGCCGTCCAG GTTATTCAGCAGGCCTTGCATCGTCCTCCTAGCTCAGCTGCTCAGTACCTCCAGCAGATGTATGCAGCCCAACAGCAGCATCTAATGCTGcagactgctgctttgcagcagcagcacttaaGCAGTACCCAATTTCAGAGTCTGGCAACTGTACCACAG GCAAGCCTGTCAGGTGGGAGGCAATGCACTTCCCCCACTGGGAGTGTCACTCAGCAGTCAAGCATGTCGCAGACCTCG aTTAACCTCTCCACCTCTCCTACACCTGCACAGATAATAAGCCGTTCACAGACCTCCAACACCACTAGCAGCAGTATTACCCAACAGACTATGTTGCTGGGGAGCACCTCTCCAACCCTGAGTGCCAGCCAGGCTCAGATGTATCTCCGAGCTCAAATG CTTATTTTTACTCCTGCAACCACTGTGGCTGCTGTCCAGTCTGACATTCCCGTTGTCTCATCTTCCTCATCTTCGTGTCAGTCTGCAGCTACTCAG GTTCAGAACTTGACGTTGCGCAGTCAGAAGTTGGGTGTATTGTCAAGTTCACAGAATGGCCCACCAAAGAGCAGCAGTCAAACTCAGTCATTGTCCCTCTGCCCCAATAAACCTATAACCAGTTCCAAGGGCAGCCAGCCAGATCCCTCAGAAACCAACAGAAAAGGCGAGAGCCCAACTCCAGAGTGTCGGAGTACACCAGTCACACGGACATCAAGCATACATCACTTAATAACACCAG CTTCGTATTCTCCATTGCAACCTCATTCACTAGTGAAACATCAGCAGATCCCACTTCATTCACCACCTCCAAAGATTTCACATCATCAGCTGAtactgcaacagcagcagcaagtccAGCCAATTGCACTTCAGACTCCTTCGGGTCAGGAcccccctccatcccagcactgTCTACCACTCCCAAGCCATGGTCTTCCTCCGGCTTCCAGCAGTGTCCAGTCTCATTGCTCACCGATTCACATCCATCCTCCACCTCTAACACTGTCTCCTACTCCATCCCAGTCAGCTCAGCAGTCAGTAGTGGTATCCCCTCCACCTTCTCACTCCCCTAGTCAGTCGCCTACAATAATTATTCACCCTCAAGCACTTATTCAGTCACAGGCAAACTCCCTTGTGCCGACAGCTCTTCAGGCAGAGCAGTCTGCTCCTCAGCAAACTACTACCAATCCAGTTCGACCAATTGCACAGCCACTTAATCTTCCGTCGCACCTTCCACTTCCATCTTCCCCCGCTGTACATATAGGGTCAGTAGATCAGCCCAGCTTAGTTTCCCCAGGCCAACAGATTGTGTCCTCGACACCACACCAGCAATATTCAGCCTTGCAGTCCACACCCATCCCTCTTGCAGCTCCTCCTCAGCTGTCAACATCTTCAACCCAGATCCAACAGCTGCCATTGCAGTCTGTGCAGTCTTTACAAGTGCAGCCTGAAATCCTGTCCCAGGGCCAGGTTTTGGTTCAAAACACTTTGGTTTCTGAGGAAGAGCTTCCTGCTGCAGAAGCTTTGGTCCAGCTGCCATTTCAAACTCTTCCACCACCACAGACTGTTGCAGTAAATCTTCAGGTGCAGCCATCGGTACCGATTGAAACTCCAGTG ATTTACCAAGTGGAGAACGTATGCGAAGAAGAGATGCCAGAGGAATCAGATTGTGTCCATATGGCTAGAACACCTACGCCACCCACTTTGTCTCCACCAGCCATAACCTTGGGGAATGGCGAGGCACTTAATTCAGAAGATCCTTTGTCAG aacatGGGGGACTACCTTCAGTGACATCATCAGTCAGTGCCTCAGTAATTAAATCTCCGTCTGATCCTTCACATGCTTCTattccaccaccacctcttTTGCTTCCAGCAGCCACAACAAGGAGCAACAGCACATCAATGCCCAATAGCATTCCCAGCCTAGAAAATAAACCTCCGCAGGCTATTGTTAAACCACAGATCCTGACCCACGTTATTGAAGGCTTTGTGATTCAGGAGGGGTTAGAGCCATTTCCT GTAAGTCGTTCATCTTTGCTGGTAGAACAGCCTGCAGAAAAAAGATTGCTAGTGGAGGGTCAGATCATGAGTGTTGTGTGTGTTGAATCAGACTTGCAGAATACAAAACATGCAGACAACTCATCGGACACAGAGATAGAGGATATGATTGCAGAAG AGGGGCTGGATGAAATAGAAAATGATCTTCTGAAGTGTGAATTTTGTGGAAAAATGGGATATTCTAATAAATTTCTACGGTCAAAAAGATTCTGCTCCACATCCTGTGCCAAAAG GCACAGCCTTAGTTGCACTAAGAAGTTTGGGCTGTTTACATCAGACAAGACCAGTCGCTGGAATCGGAAATCAGATAGCCAAAGCCTTGGGCGACGCGGGCGTCGACCGAGTGGCCCTGATGGGGCATCACGAGATCATTTTCTTAGACAG CTTCCAATTACTTATCCATCTGCAGAAGAAGATGTGGCTTCTCATGAAGATGCTGTTCCAGCTGCCATGACCACCCGTCTGCGAAGACAGAGTGAAAGGGAGAGAGAACGTGAACTTAGGGAACTAAGAATTCGGAAAATGCCAGAGAGCATTGACTTGTTACCAGTGGTGCAAGCTGACCCATCAGTATGGACTGTTGATGAAGTTTGGGCCTTTATACGTTCTTTGCCTG